Proteins encoded by one window of Enterococcus faecalis:
- the sufU gene encoding Fe-S cluster assembly sulfur transfer protein SufU, giving the protein MALSKLDNLYRQVILDHSSHPHHHGTLDASSQTIELNNPTCGDVIELDVAIENGVIKDIAFQGSGCSISTASASMMTDAVLGKTIAEATALAEDFSQLVQGNEVAEDEKLGDAAMLSGVAKFPARIKCATLAWKALEQAVANNGQGEAGHLHCEK; this is encoded by the coding sequence ACCATTCTAGCCACCCACATCACCACGGAACGCTAGATGCGTCTAGCCAAACAATTGAACTGAATAATCCTACTTGTGGAGATGTGATTGAACTGGATGTGGCCATTGAAAACGGTGTGATTAAAGATATCGCCTTTCAAGGAAGTGGCTGTTCTATCAGTACAGCAAGTGCTAGTATGATGACTGATGCGGTATTAGGAAAAACAATCGCCGAAGCAACGGCCTTAGCAGAGGATTTTTCTCAACTTGTTCAAGGAAATGAAGTGGCCGAAGATGAAAAATTAGGCGATGCAGCAATGTTAAGCGGCGTAGCTAAATTTCCAGCTCGGATCAAATGTGCAACCTTGGCTTGGAAAGCCTTAGAGCAGGCTGTTGCTAATAACGGCCAAGGCGAAGCCGGTCATTTACATTGTGAAAAATAA